The Stigmatella ashevillena genomic sequence AGCCGGGTCTCCTCCGGGGCCAGAGCGCTTCCGAGGGGGGCCGGGGGGGAGGGAGGGCCGGGATTGAATCTTCCGCGGGGGGCCTCGTCAGACAAGGCACTACGACGGAGGAACTCGAACATGGCTCTCAAATCCGGCATCGTTTTCTTGGCTCTCGGCACGTTGTTCCTCGGCTCCAGCGCTCTGGCCCAGGATAGGTATGGCCATGGAGGCCATGGAGGCCATGGAGGCCATGGTGGGTCTTCCCACCACCGTCCGCAGCCGCCGCGCCCCTCGAACCAGCAGGGCCGCTATGAACTTCAGACGGTGCAGGAGTGGTCGCCGGGGCGCTATGAGAAGGTGTGGGTGCCCGAGGAGTGCAGCTACCGTCCCCGCCGCGGTGGGAATCAGTGCAGGGGGGGCTACTACGAGCAGCGGTGGGTGCCCGGCCGCTACGAGACGGTGGAGAAGTGGGTGTGGGTGCCCGTCCGGTACCACCGCTACGGCCGGTCCTGAGGTTTCCCGTTGTTCCCGTGCCAGCCCCCCCGAGGGTGCCTTTTGCGTGACGCCCTGCTAGGGAGGCCGCGATATGGCGACCGCGTTCGTGACAGGGGCTGGCATCCGGGTGGGCAGGGCGGTGGCACGGGCCCTGAGTCAGGCCGGCTATGAGCTGGCGCTCCACGCCCATCGGTCCCTCCAGGAATTGGAGGTTCTCGCCGAGGAGCTGCGCGGCCTGGGGGGCCGCGTCACCCTCTACCCGGCGGATCTCTCGAATCCACAGGAGGTGGATGCGCTGGGTGCGCGTGTGCGCGCCGCCCACCCCGTGCTGGATGTCGTCGTCCACAACGCGGGCCTGTACGAGCGGGTACCCTTCGAGGCCATCACCCGGGAGCAGTACCGGACGATGCTGGGGGTGAACCTGGACGCGCCCTTCTTTCTCACCCAGGCGCTGCTGCCCGCCTTGCGCGCGGCGCCCTCGCCGCTGGTGGTGAACATCACCGACATTGGTGGAGAGCGCGCGGTGAGCCACTTCGCGCACTATTCGGTGAGCAAGGCGGCGCTCATCATGTTCACCCGGGCGCTGGCCACGGAGTTGGCCCCCCAGGTGCGGGTCAACGCGATCTCCCCCGGAACGGTGGCTTTCCCCGAGTCCTTCACCGCGGCGGAGCGGGAAGCCGTTCTTCAGCGCATTCCCATGCAGCGCGAGGGCGGCGTGGAGGACATCGCGCGAACCGTGGTCTTCCTCGCGCGCGAGGCGCCCTACATCACCGGCCAGGTGTTCGCGGTGGATGGCGGCAGGAGCGCGGTGTTGTGAGCGGCGGGTCTTCGGTGGGCAAGACGGGGACGCGCAAGGTGCTCGTCACGGGCGGAGGCTCGGGCATCGGTCTCGCCGTGGCGGAAGCCCTGGTGCGGGCGGGCGGACGGGTCGCCGTGACGGGCCGTCGGTCCGAGCC encodes the following:
- a CDS encoding SDR family oxidoreductase, which translates into the protein MATAFVTGAGIRVGRAVARALSQAGYELALHAHRSLQELEVLAEELRGLGGRVTLYPADLSNPQEVDALGARVRAAHPVLDVVVHNAGLYERVPFEAITREQYRTMLGVNLDAPFFLTQALLPALRAAPSPLVVNITDIGGERAVSHFAHYSVSKAALIMFTRALATELAPQVRVNAISPGTVAFPESFTAAEREAVLQRIPMQREGGVEDIARTVVFLAREAPYITGQVFAVDGGRSAVL